The following coding sequences lie in one Phragmites australis chromosome 8, lpPhrAust1.1, whole genome shotgun sequence genomic window:
- the LOC133927434 gene encoding catalase isozyme 1-like, translated as MDPYKRRPSSGNNSSFWTTNSGAPVWNNNSALTVGQRGPILLEDYHLIEKLAQFDRERIPERVVHARGASAKGFFEVTHDVSHLTCADFLRAPGVQTPVIVRFSTVVHERGSPETLRDPRGFAVKFYTREGNFDLVGNNMPVFFIRDGMKFPDMVHAFKPNPKTNLQENWRIVDFFSHHPESLHMFTFLFDDVGIPLNYRHMEGFGVNTYTLINRDGKPHLVKFHWKPTCGVKCLLDDEAVTVGGTCHSHATKDLYDSIAAGNHPEWKLYIQTIDPGHEDKFDFDPLDVTKTWPEDIIPLQPVGRMVLNKNIDNFFAENEQIAFCPAIIVPGIHYSDDKLLQTRIFSYADTQRHRLGPNYLMLPVNAPKCAHHNNHHDGFMNFMHRDEEVNYFPSRFDPARHSEKVPIPPRVLTGCREKCIIQKENNFKQAGERYRSFDPARQDRFIQRWVDALTDPRVTHEHRGIWISYWSECDASLGQKLASRLNLKPNM; from the exons ATGGATCCATACAag CGTCGGCCGTCGAGTGGGAACAACTCCAGCTTCTGGACCACCAACTCGGGCGCCCCCGTCTGGAACAACAACTCTGCCCTCACCGTCGGACAGCGAG GACCTATCCTTCTTGAGGACTATCATCTGATTGAAAAGCTTGCTCAGTTTGACAGGGAACGTATCCCTGAACGTGTTGTTCATGCACGGGGAGCCAGTGCCAAGGGTTTCTTTGAGGTCACTCATGATGTTTCTCACCTTACATGTGCTGATTTTCTCCGGGCTCCTGGGGTCCAGACCCCAGTTATTGTTCGGTTCTCTACAGTTGTGCATGAGCGTGGAAGCCCTGAGACCTTGAGGGATCCGCGTGGTTTTGCTGTGAAGTTCTACACTAGAGAG GGTAACTTTGACCTTGTGGGTAACAACATGCCTGTGTTTTTCATCCGAGATGGGATGAAATTCCCTGACATGGTCCATGCTTTCAAGCCAAATCCAAAGACCAATTTGCAGGAGAACTGGAGAATAGTAGATTTCTTCTCACACCACCCAGAGAGCCTACACATGTTCACCTTCCTCTTCGATGATGTTGGTATCCCACTCAACTACAGGCACATGGAGGGTTTTGGTGTCAACACTTACACCTTGATCAACAGAGATGGAAAGCCTCACCTTGTCAAATTCCATTGGAAGCCTACTTGTGGTGTGAAATGCTTGTTGGATGATGAAGCTGTGACTGTTGGAGGCACCTGCCATAGCCATGCCACAAAGGATCTATATGATTCTATTGCAGCTGGGAATCACCCAGAATGGAAGCTTTACATCCAAACCATTGATCCTGGCCATGAGGATAAATTTGATTTTGACCCACTTGATGTCACCAAGACCTGGCCAGAGGATATCATCCCACTGCAGCCTGTTGGACGGATGGTCCTGAACAAGAACATTGATAATTTCTTCGCAGAAAATGAACAAATTGCTTTCTGCCCAGCAATTATTGTCCCTGGAATCCACTATTCTGATGATAAGCTGCTCCAGACGAGAATTTTCTCCTATGCTGATACCCAAAGGCACCGTCTTGGTCCAAACTATTTGATGCTTCCTGTGAATGCACCAAAATGTGCTCACCACAACAACCACCATGATGGCTTCATGAACTTCATGCACAGGGATGAGGAG GTCAACTACTTCCCTTCAAGGTTTGATCCTGCCCGTCATTCTGAGAAGGTCCCTATTCCTCCCCGTGTCCTGACAGGCTGCCGTGAGAAG TGCATTATTCAGAAGGAGAACAATTTCAAGCAGGCTGGTGAGAGATACCGATCCTTTGACCCTGCCAG GCAAGACCGGTTCATCCAGCGGTGGGTTGACGCACTCACAGATCCTCGTGTCACCCATGAACATCGTGGCATTTGGATCTCTTACTGGTCTGAG TGCGACGCGTCACTTGGTCAGAAGCTGGCGTCCAGGCTCAACCTGAAACCGAACATGTAG
- the LOC133927435 gene encoding probable galacturonosyltransferase 3, translating to MASSSASSSAAAAAYPRSLSLLRRRLGFLALLLILLCFLSFQVVIHVPSARSAVSQWLFSDHRTEREGPGNCPGCGNLQDVDNADKTVAYTDQHGQIKLFKVTAREFASSSIWENHWLPKDSQPIARTQEAAEELLLATRSVSTNLSSAETLANKGIYPIKLKRQVFRRKRKEQRIQDLLQMDKELELQMRTAATNNSRNFDNKVRGSYNIWRQEFHHINTDSTLRLMIDQIIMAKIYAAIALSQKETDLYASLMKCIKESQTSIGDSHMDNELDSSALEGAKAMGHVLSSARYVLYSSGEVSRKLRVMLQSTELNIDAVKKQNTFLVQHAAKTVPMPLHCLHLQLTTNYYFRDGVIKEHFHDAALKEEEHKAKLEDRSLYHYAIFSDNVLAASVVVRSTVTNANKPEKHVFHIVTDRLNFAAMKMWFISHPPQLATVHVENIDNFKWLNSSYCSVLRQLESARLKEYYFKAHDPSSLSDGNENLKYRNPKYLSMLNHLRFYMPEIHPKLDKILFLDDDVVVQKDLTPLWDVDLKGMVNGAVETCKESFHRFDTYLNFSHPKILENFDPRACGWAFGMNMFDLKEWKKRNITGIYHYWQDLNEDRKLWKLGTLPPGLITFYNLTYPLNRTWHVLGLGYDPAVDLAEIENAAVVHYNGNYKPWLDLAISKYKPYWSKYVDLDNSHVQHCYTSKQ from the exons ATGGCTtcttcctccgcctcctcgtcgGCGGCCGCTGCAGCGTACCCCAGGAGCCTTTCCCTtctgcggcggcggctcggcttCCTGgctctcctcctcatcctcctctgcTTCCTCTCGTTCCAG GTCGTGATCCATGTGCCCTCCGCCAGATCGGCTGTGTCCCAGTGGCTCTTCTCCGATCACCGAAC CGAGCGTGAGGGCCCCGGGAACTGCCCTGGATGCGGCAACTTACAG GATGTGGATAATGCCGATAAGACGGTCGCATACACCGACCAGCACGGCCAGATCAAGCTGTTCAAAGTTACTGCCAGAGAATTCGCATCGTCCTCTATCTGGGAGAACCATTGGTTGCCGAAAGATAGCCAGCCGATAGCCAGAACC CAAGAGGCTGCTGAGGAGCTTCTACTAGCCACCAGATCGGTATCCACCAATCTTTCAAGTGCAGAAACTCTGGCAAACAAAGGCATTTATCCAATTAAATTAAAGCGACAG GTATTTCGGCGTAAAAGAAAGGAGCAACGGATTCAGGACCTGCTTCAGATGGACAAAGAGCTTGAGCTCCAAATGCGAACTGCAGCGACAAACAACTCAAGAAACTTTGATAATAAAGTAAGAGGCAGCTACAACATATGGAGGCAGGAGTTCCACCATATTAATACGGATTCAACCCTGAGGCTCATGATAGATCAGATAATAATGGCCAAGATATATGCCGCCATTGCGCTCTCCCAGAAGGAAACTGACCTGTATGCCTCACTCATGAAGTGCATAAAAGAAAGCCAAACATCTATCGGGGATTCACACATGGATAACGAGCTCGATTCGAG TGCCTTAGAGGGAGCAAAAGCAATGGGGCATGTGCTGTCTTCAGCTAGATATGTTCTGTACAGCTCTGGTGAAGTATCAAGAAAATTGCGTGTTATGCTGCAGTCTACGGAACTGAATATCGATGCGGTAAAGAAACAGAATACATTCCTGGTTCAGCATGCTGCAAAGACGGTCCCCATGCCCTTGCACTGCCTACATTTGCAGCTGACAACCAATTATTATTTTCGTGATGGTGTGATCAAGGAGCATTTTCATGATGCTGCTTTGAAGGAAGAAGAACATAAAGCAAAGCTTGAGGATCGGTCACTCTATCACTATGCTATATTTTCTGATAATGTGCTTGCAGCCTCAGTAGTTGTCAGATCAACTGTGACAAATGCCAACAAACCAGAGAAGCATGTGTTCCATATTGTCACCGATAGACTTAATTTTGCAGCTATGAAGATGTGGTTTATCAGTCATCCTCCTCAACTAGCTACTGTCCATGTGGAGAACATAGACAATTTCAAGTGGCTCAATTCGTCATACTGTTCTGTTTTGCGACAACTTGAGTCAGCTCGGCTGAAAGAATATTACTTCAAAGCACATGACCCGTCATCACTCTCCGATGGAAATGAGAACCTGAAGTACAGGAACCCCAAATATTTGTCTATGCTCAACCATCTAAGGTTCTATATGCCAGAAATACACCCCAAGCTTGACAAGATACtgtttcttgatgatgatgttgtcGTGCAGAAGGATTTGACACCCCTTTGGGATGTCGATCTTAAAGGGATGGTAAATGGTGCAGTTGAAACCTGCAAAGAGAGTTTCCATCGCTTTGACACTTATCTCAACTTTTCGCACCCAAAGATCTTGGAGAACTTTGATCCACGTGCTTGTGGATGGGCATTTGGAATGAACATGTTTGACCTGAAGGAGTGGAAGAAGCGAAACATCACTGGAATATACCACTATTGGCAAGATTTG AATGAGGATCGCAAGCTGTGGAAGCTGGGTACCTTGCCTCCAGGACTAATTACTTTCTACAACCTGACATACCCATTGAATCGTACTTGGCATGTCTTGGGTCTTGGCTATGATCCAGCTGTTGACCTTGCCGAGATCGAGAATGCTGCGGTAGTTCATTACAATGGAAATTACAAGCCCTGGCTGGATCTTGCCATTTCCAAATACAAACCATACTGGTCCAAGTATGTGGATCTTGATAACTCACATGTTCAGCATTGCTACACGAGCAAACAATGA
- the LOC133927436 gene encoding probable serine/threonine-protein kinase PIX13, which translates to MGNCVSAIDAFVQGGNRAASSAPGISASRRTSSSTTTGKLSTISTSTFMPSTVSGVSTDDDYPEGQILESPNLRIFTFVELKNATKNFKPETVLGEGGFGKVYKGWVDEKTMNPSKSGVGVVVAVKKLNPESVQGMEQWQSEVNFLGRISHPNLVKLLGYCMDDNELLLVYEFMAKGSLENHLFRRGAVCEPLPWSLRLKILIGAARGLAFLHSSERHIIYRDFKASNILLDSNFNAKLSDFGLAKHGPDGGESHVTTRVMGTYGYAAPEYVSTGHLYVKSDVYGFGVVLLEMLSGLRALDRSRPSEKLNLVNWAKPLLADRRKLNQLMDSRLEGQYHSKGALQAAQLTLKCLNGDPKSRPSMKEVVETLDQIESMKSRTREPRNSSSLARGQGHSPRSDRAGKNSRGR; encoded by the exons ATGGGGAACTGCGTCAGCGCCATAGATGCCTTCGTCCAAGGGGGCAACAGGGCAGCGTCGTCCGCTCCTG GAATATCTGCATCGAGGAGGACTAGTAGTTCCACCACCACCGGGAAGTTGTCAACAATCAGTACGAGCACCTTCATGCCATCAACAGTCAGTGGTGTTAGCACCGATGATGATTATCCAGAGGGCCAGATTCTTGAGTCTCCAAATCTCAGAATCTTCACCTTTGTGGAACTGAAGAATGCCACCAAGAATTTCAAGCCTGAGACAGTTCTTGGGGAGGGTGGATTCGGGAAGGTTTACAAGGGATGGGTCGATGAGAAGACCATGAATCCATCAAAAAGTGGTGTCGGCGTGGTGGTTGCTGTCAAGAAGCTCAATCCCGAGAGCGTGCAGGGAATGGAGCAATGGCAG TCTGAAGTGAATTTCCTTGGGAGGATTTCGCACCCCAATCTTGTGAAACTCTTGGGCTATTGCATGGATGACAACGAGCTACTACTCGTCTACGAGTTCATGGCAAAGGGGAGCTTGGAGAACCACCTGTTCCGAA GAGGGGCAGTTTGCGAGCCACTGCCTTGGAGCCTCAGGCTGAAGATTCTCATTGGTGCAGCTCGTGGCCTCGCCTTCCTTCATTCCTCAGAAAGACATATCATCTACAGGGACTTCAAGGCTTCCAACATCTTATTAGATTCG AACTTCAATGCAAAGCTCTCAGATTTCGGATTGGCCAAGCATGGTCCAGATGGTGGAGAGTCTCATGTGACAACAAGAGTCATGGGAACCTATGGCTATGCAGCTCCAGAGTATGTTTCTACCG GTCACCTGTATGTGAAGAGTGATGTGTATGGCTTCGGCGTTGTGCTGCTGGAGATGCTCTCTGGCCTGAGGGCGCTGGATCGGAGCCGCCCCAGCGAGAAGCTGAACTTGGTGAACTGGGCAAAGCCATTACTGGCTGACCGGAGGAAGCTGAACCAACTGATGGACAGTCGGCTTGAGGGGCAGTACCATTCGAAAGGAGCCCTCCAAGCTGCTCAGCTCACTCTCAAGTGCCTGAACGGTGACCCCAAGAGCCGTCCGTCGATGAAGGAAGTTGTGGAGACGCTGGACCAGATCGAGTCGATGAAGAGCAGGACGAGGGAGCCCAGGAACAGCTCCTCGCTGGCGCGCGGGCAGGGGCATTCACCGAGGAGTGACAGGGCTGGGAAGAACTCCAGGGGCAGGTAG